One segment of Haliotis asinina isolate JCU_RB_2024 chromosome 12, JCU_Hal_asi_v2, whole genome shotgun sequence DNA contains the following:
- the LOC137257408 gene encoding fap1 adhesin-like — protein MLCSGRYVVAEVVADVVAEVVAEVVAEVVADVVAEVVADVVADVVGDVVADVVADVVADVVADVVAEVVADVVADVVAEVVADVVAEVVGEVVAEVVADVVADVVADVVAEVVADVVAEVVADVVAEVVADVVADVVAEVVAEVVGEVVADVVADVVADVVADVVAEVVADVVAEVVAEVVADVVGEVVADVVAEVVADVVAEVVADVVADVVAEVVAEVVGEVVADVVADVVADVVADVVAEVVADVVAEVVAEVVADVVGEVVADVVAEVVADVVADVVAEVVADVVADVVVVVMDVVADVVADVVADVVGEVVADVVAEVVADVVGDVVADVVADVVADVVAEVVAEVVGDVVADVVADVVAEVVDDVVADVVAEVVADVVADVVGEVVADVVAEVVADVVGDVVADVVADVVADVVADVVADVVADVVAEVVADVVGDVVADVVADVVAEVVADVVADVVADVVADVVADVVGEVVADVVAEVVADVVGDVVADVVADVVADVVADVVADVVADVVAEVVAEVVGDVVADVVADVVAEVVADVVADVVADVVADVVADVVGEVVADVVAEVVADVVGDVVADVVADVVADVVAEVVAEVVADVVADVVADVVAEVVADVVADVVAEVVADVVAEVVADVVAEVVADVVADVVADVVAEVVADVVAEVVADVVAEVVADVVADVVAEVVAEVVGEVVADVVADVVADVVADVVAEVVADVVAEVVAEVVADVVGEVVADVVAEVVADVVADVVAEVVADVVADVVVVVMDVVANVVADVVADVVGEVVADVVAEVVADVVGDVVADVVADVVEDVVAEVVAEVVADVVADVVADVVAEVVADVVADVVAEVVADVVAEVVADVVGEVVADVVAEVVADVVAEVVADVVADVVADVVADVVADVVGEVVADVVAEVVTDVVGDVVADVVADVVADVVAEVVAEVVGDVVADVVADVVAEVVDDVVADVVADVVADVVADVVAEVVAEVVADVVAEVVADVVADVVAEVVAEVVAEVVADVVGEVVADVVADVVADVVADVVADVVADVVADVVAEVVADVVADVVAEVVADVVAEVVGEVVAEVVADVVADVVADVVAEVVADVVAEVVADVVAEVVADVVADVVAEVVAEVVGEVVADVVADVVADVVADVVAEVVADVVAEVVAEVVADVVGEVVADVVAEVVADVVADVVAEVVADVVADVVVVVMDVVADVVADVVADVVGEVVADVVAEVVADVVGDVVADVVADVVADVVADVVAEVVADVVGDVVADVVGDVVAEVVADVVADVVADVVAGVVADVVAEVVADFVAEVVGEVVADVVADVVADVVADVAEVVADVVAEVVADVVADVVADVVADVVDEVVADVVADVVAEVVADVVADVVVVMDVVADVVADVVGEVVADVVAEVVADVVADVVVVCKTIGSHAGLAYPG, from the exons ATGTT ATGTAGTGGCAGAT ACGTAGTTGCAGAGGTTGTGGCTGATGTAGTAGCTGAGGTTGTTGCTGAGGTTGTTGCAGAAGTTGTGGCTGACGTGGTAGCAGAGGTTGTAGCTGATGTGGTAGCCGACGTTGTTGGTGATGTTGTGGCTGACGTTGTTGCCGACGTAGTTGCCGACGTCGTGGCAGACGTAGTTGCAGAGGTAGTGGCAGATGTGGTAGCAGACGTGGTTGCAGAAGTCGTAGCTGATGTCGTAGCCGAGGTTGTTGGTGAAGTGGTAGCAGAGGTGGTAGCTGACGTTGTTGCAGATGTAGTGGCGGATGTAGTAGCTGAGGTTGTTGCAGATGTAGTTGCAGAAGTTGTGGCTGACGTGGTAGCTGAGGTTGTAGCTGATGTGGTAGCCGACGTTGTTGCTGAGGTTGTGGCTGAAGTTGTAGGTGAAGTGGTGGCGGATGTTGTTGCAGACGTAGTAGCAGATGTAGTAGCTGACGTTGTTGCagaagttgtggctgatgtcGTAGCAGAGGTTGTGGCTGAAGTGGTAGCAGATGTGGTAGGTGAGGTTGTTGCAGATGTGGTTGCAGAAGTTGTGGCTGACGTGGTAGCTGAGGTTGTAGCTGATGTGGTAGCCGACGTTGTTGCTGAGGTTGTGGCTGAAGTTGTAGGTGAAGTGGTGGCGGATGTTGTTGCTGACGTGGTGGCAGATGTAGTAGCTGACGTTGTTGCagaagttgtggctgatgtcGTAGCAGAGGTTGTGGCTGAAGTGGTAGCAGATGTGGTAGGTGAGGTTGTTGCAGATGTGGTTGCAGAAGTTGTGGCTGACGTAGTGGCGGATGTTGTGGCTGAAGTGGTAGCAGACGTCGTGGCCGATGTCGTTGTTGTTGTGATGGACGTTGTGGCTGACGTTGTAGCAGATGTAGTGGCGGATGTGGTAGGCGAAGTTGTTGCAGATGTTGTAGCTGAAGTGGTCGCTGATgttgtgggagacgttgttGCCGACGTAGTGGCGGACGTAGTGGCAGACGTAGTTGCAGAGGTAGTGGCAGAGGTGGTAGGAGACGtggttgctgatgttgttgcaGATGTAGTTGCAGAGGTTGTTGATGACGTGGTAGCAGACGTGGTAGCTGAAGTTGTTGCAGATGTAGTGGCGGATGTGGTAGGCGAAGTTGTTGCAGATGTTGTAGCTGAAGTGGTCGCTGATgttgtgggagacgttgttGCCGACGTAGTTGCAGACGTAGTGGCGGACGTAGTGGCAGACGTAGTAGCGGACGTAGTGGCAGATGTAGTTGCAGAGGTAGTGGCAGATGTGGTAGGAGACGtggttgctgatgttgttgcaGATGTAGTTGCAGAGGTTGTTGCTGACGTGGTAGCAGACGTGGTAGCTGACGTTGTTGCAGATGTAGTGGCGGATGTGGTAGGCGAAGTTGTTGCAGATGTTGTAGCTGAAGTGGTCGCTGATgttgtgggagacgttgttGCCGACGTAGTTGCAGACGTAGTGGCGGACGTAGTGGCAGACGTAGTAGCGGACGTAGTGGCAGATGTAGTTGCAGAGGTAGTGGCAGAGGTGGTAGGAGACGtggttgctgatgttgttgcaGATGTAGTTGCAGAGGTTGTTGCTGACGTGGTAGCAGACGTGGTAGCTGACGTTGTTGCAGATGTAGTGGCGGATGTGGTAGGCGAAGTTGTTGCAGATGTTGTAGCTGAAGTGGTCGCTGATgttgtgggagacgttgttGCCGACGTAGTGGCGGACGTAGTGGCAGACGTAGTTGCAGAGGTAGTGGCAGAGGTGGTAGCAGACGtggttgctgatgttgttgcaGATGTGGTTGCAGAGGTTGTTGCGGACGTGGTAGCAGACGTGGTAGCTGAGGTTGTTGCAGATGTAGTTGCAGAAGTTGTGGCTGACGTGGTAGCAGAGGTGGTAGCTGACGTTGTTGCAGATGTAGTGGCGGATGTAGTAGCTGAGGTTGTAGCAGATGTAGTTGCAGAAGTTGTGGCTGACGTGGTAGCTGAGGTTGTAGCTGATGTGGTAGCCGACGTTGTTGCTGAGGTTGTGGCTGAAGTTGTAGGTGAAGTGGTGGCGGATGTTGTTGCAGACGTAGTAGCAGATGTAGTAGCTGACGTTGTTGCagaagttgtggctgatgtcGTAGCAGAGGTTGTGGCTGAAGTGGTAGCAGATGTGGTAGGTGAGGTTGTTGCAGATGTGGTTGCAGAAGTTGTGGCTGACGTAGTGGCGGATGTTGTGGCTGAAGTGGTAGCAGACGTCGTGGCCGATGTCGTTGTTGTTGTGATGGACGTTGTGGCTAACGTTGTAGCAGATGTAGTGGCGGATGTGGTAGGCGAAGTTGTTGCAGATGTTGTAGCTGAAGTGGTCGCTGATgttgtgggagacgttgttGCCGACGTAGTGGCGGACGTAGTGGAAGACGTAGTTGCAGAGGTAGTGGCAGAGGTGGTAGCAGACGtggttgctgatgttgttgcaGATGTCGTTGCAGAGGTTGTTGCTGACGTGGTAGCAGACGTGGTAGCTGAGGTTGTTGCAGATGTAGTTGCAGAAGTTGTAGCTGACGTGGTAGGAGAGGTGGTAGCTGACGTGGTTGCAGAGGTTGTTGCAGATGTAGTTGCAGAGGTTGTTGCTGACGTGGTAGCAGACGTGGTAGCAGACGTTGTTGCAGATGTAGTGGCGGATGTGGTAGGCGAAGTTGTTGCAGATGTTGTAGCTGAAGTGGTCACTGATgttgtgggagacgttgttGCCGACGTAGTGGCGGACGTAGTGGCAGACGTAGTTGCAGAGGTAGTGGCAGAGGTGGTAGGAGACGtggttgctgatgttgttgcaGATGTAGTTGCAGAGGTTGTTGATGACGTGGTAGCAGACGTGGTAGCTGACGTTGTTGCAGATGTAGTGGCAGATGTAGTAGCTGAGGTTGTAGCTGAGGTTGTTGCAGACGTAGTTGCagaagttgtggctgatgtagtggctgatgtagtagCTGAGGTTGTTGCTGAGGTTGTTGCAGAAGTTGTGGCTGACGTGGTAGGTGAGGTTGTAGCTGATGTGGTAGCCGacgttgttgctgatgttgtggCTGACGTTGTTGCCGACGTAGTTGCCGACGTAGTGGCAGACGTAGTTGCAGAGGTAGTGGCAGATGTGGTAGCAGACGTGGTTGCAGAAGTCGTAGCTGATGTCGTAGCAGAGGTTGTTGGTGAAGTGGTAGCAGAGGTGGTAGCTGACGTTGTTGCAGATGTAGTGGCGGATGTAGTTGCTGAGGTTGTTGCAGATGTAGTTGCAGAAGTTGTGGCTGACGTGGTAGCTGAGGTTGTAGCTGATGTGGTAGCCGACGTTGTTGCTGAGGTTGTGGCTGAAGTTGTAGGTGAAGTGGTGGCGGATGTTGTTGCAGACGTAGTAGCAGATGTAGTAGCTGACGTTGTTGCagaagttgtggctgatgtcGTAGCAGAGGTTGTGGCTGAAGTGGTAGCAGATGTGGTAGGTGAGGTTGTTGCAGATGTGGTTGCAGAAGTTGTGGCTGACGTAGTGGCGGATGTTGTGGCTGAAGTGGTAGCAGACGTCGTGGCCGATGTCGTTGTTGTTGTGATGGACGTTGTGGCTGACGTTGTAGCAGATGTAGTGGCGGATGTGGTAGGCGAAGTTGTTGCAGATGTTGTAGCTGAAGTGGTCGCTGATgttgtgggagacgttgttGCCGACGTAGTTGCAGACGTAGTGGCGGACGTAGTGGCAGACGTAGTTGCAGAGGTAGTGGCAGATGTGGTAGGAGACGtggttgctgatgttgttggAGATGTAGTTGCAGAGGTTGTTGCTGACGTGGTAGCAGATGTGGTAGCTGACGTTGTAGCTGGGGTTGTTGCAGATGTAGTTGCAGAAGTTGTGGCTGATTTTGTGGCTGAAGTTGTAGGTGAAGTGGTGGCGGATGTTGTTGCAGACGTAGTAGCAGATGTAGTAGCTGACGTTGCAGAAGTTGTAGCTGATGTCGTGGCGGAGGTTGTTGCTGACGTTGTAGCAGATGTGGTAGCTGacgttgttgctgatgttgtggATGAAGTTGTGGCTGACGTAGTAGCCGATGTTGTGGCTGAAGTGGTAGCAGACGTCGTTGCCGATGTCGTTgttgtgatggatgttgtggctGACGTTGTAGCGGATGTGGTAGGCGAAGTTGTTGCAGATGTTGTAGCTGAAGTGGTGGCAGATGTTGTTGCCGACGTGGTTGTAGTCTGTAAGACTATCGGATCACATGCTGGGTTGGCGTATCCTGGGTAG